The genome window GAGTGTTGGAAGTAAATTTCTCACTCCATATTCAATGTACTACCATCTAAAGTCACCGGGAATACCATCTCAGTACTAGTCGCCTCCAGTGATGGTCAGGAACGGAGAGACTGCGGGTGATTTTATTGGGTTTTGAAATTGGATCTAGTGTGTGTGTGGGTTTGTACCCGTTGCAACTTGCCACTCGGGCGAAATGCCTTGGATCGTCTTTGTCTTGTTTGACTGAGGGTTGTTTTCGGTTGAGAtttgttgattgattgatgacAGGACATTAACTTCTAGTACTCCGGAGAATGACCTTCTGGTGGTCTCACTCTCCTGTCACACTGTGCTGGTAGCTTGAGCACTTTCATCAGTGAACGACGCTACTCTGTGAATAACAAAGTCTCTACCATTTCTCTAAGCTCTTGTCTCTTGACAGTCTAAAACGAGgtttaatattatctatGGCCATATGTTTTttgggagaagaggaaaattGATGTGTGACATTCAAGACGAGCCACTGGCGGACACTAAGTGGGGAGCCTAAGGATAACACAAGATACCTATCGATAAATGATAAGGCTGGTGGGGGTCTGATCAATCCTAACAAGTAATAGGTATGGAGCAGTTTGGTGGCGGAAGAGACCTTGGATACTCCCACATGTCTTTGACTCTCTGTATCAATGTTACCAATATTCCTCACCAATATGGCTGTTTCAAAGAGGACATATTAAAATCAATTGGTGTGATGAtaaggaagaggatggtaGATTGAGACTAAATGGGGGCTCAGCCGACACTGTTGCCAAATGTCTGCTGACACTCTAGATGTATGATCATACAATAGTAATTATTCGCTATCAATGGCCGTCTGACACATTCGTTACTAGGTTTACCCACATCTCCCCAAAGTCTGACTGGATGTCTTAGTCTCCCCTCTTCTATTCTGTAAGGGTAAGgcatctctttcctccttctcctcccctTTCTGTTTGTCGACATTCGCTCCATGTCACTCTAGGCCATCATAGACTTCcatctctccctctctctctcatctATTTCTCACGAAACACCTGTGGGTGATGCCTGGGTGACGTTTGCTAAACTATCTTGGCTCTCTCCCCGGTCGATTCTCTGGCCAGCCCCGGGTTACGCGGTTAATGGGGTCCATGGTACGCTTTGTGACGGTCCCATAGCCGAGAAAACACCTCAACGACTGTTGCTTGACACTTCCTTCACCCAAACTCGACTGTCCACCATCATAttccctttttttctattCAGCGTTTCTGAGCAGTGCTTGATCCTTAGAAAGGACGGTCCTTGTCTTCAGAACGTGGTTTTGGCATCATCGGATTATCTGGCTGTGTATCGTTGCGGAATGGTTTGCATCACCTCACTATGAGTTTCTAGGCCAATTTCAATTGCGGATCCCCCCGCCTGTCGTCAGTTTCACGGCTTTCCCTATCTGTGCCTCAGGGCCTTCTCACGAATTGTCTTGATTGCATCCGTTCGCAAATAGGAAAAGTCCTTGCAGCTCATCGCACCCTTCGACCAACCGTCCGTCGTACTTTGATTCCACTATCGCCAGTATGGCCGCCGCATTTCCCGACGAGATTGAGCCCTCACCTGGGGCGGTCTCTCCGGCAAGTCCGACTTCATCGACGGGCCAAATACCCATAGAACAACCCCAGAAGCTCAAAGGGAGGCACAAGCTGTTGCAAAGTCTCCAGCGGATGTCGTCCAGCCCGAGTCTCACCAGACGCGGCAGATCTCATTCGACCGGTTACCGTCGGGATGGGAAAGCTTCTTTATCCTGCGTCTCGCTCGGCCAGTCTGCATATAATCCGTGCCTCGGAAATGGAAGCTCGTCACAATTATATGGGGGTTTGAATGTCCGTCCTGTAACCCCGGGCTCGCAGGGTGAGCACACTGATGGGAATGCCCGCATCCGCTTAGTTGGGACCGATCCGCCGAATGGCTCCAATGCGAAGACCATTCCCTTGCCAACCGAGTTGAGACCGGCATCCCGTGGGTCGCCATTGGAATTTGCACCAGTAGAAGAGACTGTGGTTACGGAGCAGCCCGCGTCTGAGCCGAAGGTCGTTTTCGACTTTTGGGGCCGCATGCCCGACGAAATCAAAATGAACATCCTCCGCTATTTGACCCCAAAGGAAATCGTACGTTGTTCTGCTGTTTCGCGAGCCTGGCACAAGATGTGTTTTGATGGCCAGCTGTGGACCTGTGTCGATGCCGCAGACTACTACCGGGAGATTCCCAGCGACAGCCTCGTGAAACTTATGACCTCTGGTGGTCCTTTCGTTCGAGACCTCAACCTACGAGGCTGCATTCAACTTCGAGAAAAGTGGGCTACTGAGGGCGAGCGTATCACGGACCTTTGTCGCAACATTGTCAACTTTTCTCTTGAAGGGTGCCGCATTGACAAAACTTCCATTCACTGTTTCCTGTTACGAAATCCTCGTCTTCAATACATCAATGTCTCTGGATTATCGACTGTGACCAACTCCGCCATGAAGATTATCGCCCAGAAATGCCCGCATTTAGAGATTCTTAATATCTCGTGGTGCACTGGAGTCAACACGACCGGCTTGAGGAAAGTTATCCAGGCCTGCCCGAGATTGAAAGATTTGCGGGCTAGTGAAATCAGTGGTTTTCACGATGAAGAATTTACCCTTGAGTTATTCAGGAGGAACACCTTGGAAAGGTTAATCATCAGCCGTACCGATCTGACGGACGACAGCCTCAAGGTTCTCATGCATGGTATTGACCCGGAAATTGATGTGCTTACGGACCGGCCAATCGTCCCACCCCGGCGTCTCAAACATCTGGACGTGCACCAGTGCCCAGAATTGACGGATGTTGGAGTAAAGAGTCTGGCCCACAACGTTCCTGAGCTCGAAGGCCTTCAGCTTTCTCAATGCCCGCAGTTGAGCGACGATTCAGTCATCGATGTCATCCGCACGACTCCTTTGTTAACTCATCTTGAACTTGAAGACTTGGAACAGCTCACCAACAACACTCTAGTTGAACTTGCCAAGTGTCCGTGTGCCGAACGTCTTGAACACCTCAATATCAGCTATTGCGAGAGCATAGGTGACGTTGGAATGCTTCAGGTGATGAAGAGCTGCCCCAACATTCGGTTCGTGGAGATGGATAATACTCGGATCTCTGATCTCACTTTGATGGAGGCCAGTTTCCGCGTCCGTAAGCGCGGCTACTCTGAAAATCTTCCCAAGGTTGGCTTGCGCCTGGTAGTTTTTGATTGTGCCAATGTCACTTGGGCAGGGGTGAAGGAGGTACTTTCGAGCAACGCATACATACCACGCTCTCGCAAACCTAGTTCGGCGGTCACAGCGGTGACACGCGAGCTTGAGGAAGACAATtcaccaacaacagcaatgATGAGTACTTCCTCGATTACTCCGCCACCGCCACCGCCGGTGTTTCCCAACGAGATCATCCAACTCAAATGCTTCTATGGATGGCAAATGACCGTTGATGAGCATAACAAGCGAGTCTTGCGCGGGGACCTGGCTGCTGCAAGTAGGCTAGACCGCAAATGGGCCGATTATATGATGGcgacagaagaagctggtgctggtggagCCGGTGCGCGACGCAGACGGCGCCGAGCTCGTGAGGCCGAGCGACTCTACaatgccgacgatgatgaagatgcgtATGGCATTGGCGGTATTTCCGCTCTTGGAGGAAGGCGCAGAAGGGCGCAGAGTGGAGGTTGCACTGTCATGTAAAAAGCATCCAAGTGCCTTGGTACCTCAGTCTCCCTTTCTATTTATACTGCATCAGCGGGCGTTTTGTGGTTATGTGGGATGAGCAGGCTCTTTTCATTCTATTCATCCACCGGGTGAATACTTGAAATTCCGAGCAAATTTAGCGCATGCCGCCTcctcaggaacaggaggaaCCAGGACACAGGCAGTTTCAGTGCTGGTCATGCTGGAGGGCTGCCGCACTTTCCCAATACATATCGGCTGCTTCTATGAGGCTCGAAGTCACCTGTTGCAGCAAATCTCTTCATGTCAGGAAGCACTCGAGCGATTTGCTCAAGCCGAGCCTGAAAGTCTGGGTCGTGCCTCCAGTCTATTTGATTGGTACCTTTCCTTCGCAGTTACTTGTTTGTCTTCTTTGACCCGGTGCTATGGTTCGGTGTTCATGGTGTATTTTTGAGCAGTATCTATGTCTTGCAGTTACTTAGAGAGGAAATGGTAAAATGGAGTTTCTTTGATCGAGTCTTCATATTAGAGTGATTTGACTCAAAAATCATTTATCGGTTGGTGCAGAAAGAGATTTCTTTTCCAAGAATATCCAGGCACCTAGAGTGAGCAAAACCATGTCACGAACCACTACGCAAAAAGTTCCAGTCCCACTGAGAGGTCTTCATGATTTGGGTATCAAATAGAAGATGTACAAGATAGTGACAACGACATGAATGCTTCCTGACAGGATGAATGCGAGAGCCGGATACACACGCTAACCAACTTGAAAACAGACCGCTCAATGAACATGCCGCAAATGCAATGGGCATTGATGTATCACGCCTCGAAGAAACCACCGTCACTCTCAatatcatcgtcatcgtgcTCATTAGCACTCCAGTATGCGCCCTCCATTGCCGCGGACCGTTTTGGTTTCCTGTCTTGCTTCCCCCCTGATTTTCTCGACTTTCCGCTAGGCTTGTCGGAGACCTTCTCCGTACTGGATTTGTTGCGCGCATACTGATCGTCATCCGTACttttcttcgacttcttttGCTCGGGCGCTTGTGAGCTCTTCTCGCCTTTTTCACTACCGTCCAATTTCCCTTCACGGAGAAGATCCAGCGTGCCGTCTTCCATGCACTTCTCAACTACACGCCACATGGGCGGTCTCTCACCCGTAGTGTCATATATGAGTTTGCTGGCAACTTCCGCTTCGGGCTCGCTCGGTTTTTCCGATTGTGCACTAGactccttctttttcttcttctgctctgcgTAGAGCGCGACGTATTTCTGCGTAAGTGGGTAATAGATGGTGTAGTTGTGATTCACCTGTGCAGCGTGGATCTTTCCTGCGAGAGCAGCTAGTTTCTCTTTCTTGGCTGCTGGATCGAGGTCAGAATTGGAGATTTCCTGTTCGCGGCGGAGCAGACGCTTGAGGTCCTTTGAGGCGGCTTTCCGGTCTGCGATCGTTCATATTAGCTCCAGATAATCATCGAACCGTGGTCGGAGTTTTCGTACCAAGGAATCGAACAAAATGATACTTCTTGATCATCTGTGACCGATGGCGTCTCGCCAACTCGTCCTCGAGATCCTTCTCGTATCCCGCAAGCGCACGCTCCTGGACAATGCGTGCATCGGCTGGCAGATCGACCCGGTTGAGCAGGCGCTTGACATCCCGGATACGCTTCTTCAACTCGTTGACGGAGGGATAATTGTGTTCGTGTTTAGGAGGAtggaccttcttcttctttgctggTTGAGAGTCTTCCGAGCCTTCGTGGTATTTTCGTTTACTGGTCGTCGTGGAATCAGAATGGGCGCGCTTCTCCCTCGAGAATTCTCTAGGCATATTGTCACTAAAAACGGTTGTAATGCCGTCCAGTAGTTCACTGCTGATCACAGGTGAAGATAAAAATACAGCGACAAAAAAATTAGCGGACAGCAGTCGGCCCGAGGAGTTCCCCAGGATAGCAGCTGCAACCAATCAGAGCGGGGCCGGTTGTAATGACGCGCTTAGCGATTCAAGAGAGCACGGGAGGAATTACCCTGTCCATTAATCAATGCAAGTTGGGAAACACTGGGATTGCACCCACGTATCGTCAACCTTGACTACTAAAGAGTTCCAGTTGCTACTATGTGCCCGGTCATTCGATTCGAGTCAGCTTAGCTTTGCAAGCTGGTCGTTGTTTCTTAGAATGGGCCAGGTTGCTTGACGACGGTACCTCCTGTGAGCACCCTCAGCAGCCCGGACAATCCGCAAGGAAATAATGGAGACCGCCATTCGCTGGTCCCCGTCCTCCAACACAGCGGAGCAGCGCTTTCTCTTGGTGGACGTGACAGGGAAAACCTTCCGACTCTGCAGAGTCACTGGATTCGACGGCAAGAATCTGGAACATGAAGTACTGTTGACGCACACCAAGGTGCCCGCCTTTCGCGCCTTCGATTGGTCTCCTGTGGATGAGTCCCTAGTTGCTGTCGGTCAATCCTCTGGTGACGCGACTGTCTTGCGTTTGAGCAGCGAGAATGCGGAGTCTATTTCATTCCCCATTCGCCATCAGCGGTATTGTAATGCTGTCTCGTTCAGCAGACATGgcctgctggctgctgggCTGGACCGAGTTCGCAATGACTTTTGTTTGAATATTTGGGATGTCAATCAGCGTATGATCAACAAAAGTGCCAAGGGATATGTCGAGCCTCTCAGAAAATTGGCTAGCTCGGAGCCGATCACGAGTGTCAAATTCTTTAGAGACCAACCGGATGTGCTGGTCACCGGGGTGAAGGGCCAGTATGTGAGAATATATGATCTTCGAGGTAAGTGTTGCCACTCTTTGCAGAGGTGTTGTGCACTgtcgtcttccttcttctggctgGAGTGCGCGACTGATTCCCTACAGAAGGCCCTGGCCATCCATCTCTACAATTTCCCACGCGATGCGTCCACAATCTTGCGATCGACTCGCTTGATGAGAACTATATAGCATCCTGTTATCCAACCAACGACCCTACCATCTGCCTCTGGGACCGACGGGCCAGCTCCCGGTTCAACGTCACCGGGGGTGCGAATATGCTG of Aspergillus fumigatus Af293 chromosome 2, whole genome shotgun sequence contains these proteins:
- the efg1 gene encoding Efg1 domain-containing protein is translated as MPREFSREKRAHSDSTTTSKRKYHEGSEDSQPAKKKKVHPPKHEHNYPSVNELKKRIRDVKRLLNRVDLPADARIVQERALAGYEKDLEDELARRHRSQMIKKYHFVRFLDRKAASKDLKRLLRREQEISNSDLDPAAKKEKLAALAGKIHAAQVNHNYTIYYPLTQKYVALYAEQKKKKKESSAQSEKPSEPEAEVASKLIYDTTGERPPMWRVVEKCMEDGTLDLLREGKLDGSEKGEKSSQAPEQKKSKKSTDDDQYARNKSSTEKVSDKPSGKSRKSGGKQDRKPKRSAAMEGAYWSANEHDDDDIESDGGFFEA
- a CDS encoding F-box domain protein, yielding MAAAFPDEIEPSPGAVSPASPTSSTGQIPIEQPQKLKGRHKLLQSLQRMSSSPSLTRRGRSHSTGYRRDGKASLSCVSLGQSAYNPCLGNGSSSQLYGGLNVRPVTPGSQGEHTDGNARIRLVGTDPPNGSNAKTIPLPTELRPASRGSPLEFAPVEETVVTEQPASEPKVVFDFWGRMPDEIKMNILRYLTPKEIVRCSAVSRAWHKMCFDGQLWTCVDAADYYREIPSDSLVKLMTSGGPFVRDLNLRGCIQLREKWATEGERITDLCRNIVNFSLEGCRIDKTSIHCFLLRNPRLQYINVSGLSTVTNSAMKIIAQKCPHLEILNISWCTGVNTTGLRKVIQACPRLKDLRASEISGFHDEEFTLELFRRNTLERLIISRTDLTDDSLKVLMHGIDPEIDVLTDRPIVPPRRLKHLDVHQCPELTDVGVKSLAHNVPELEGLQLSQCPQLSDDSVIDVIRTTPLLTHLELEDLEQLTNNTLVELAKCPCAERLEHLNISYCESIGDVGMLQVMKSCPNIRFVEMDNTRISDLTLMEASFRVRKRGYSENLPKVGLRLVVFDCANVTWAGVKEVLSSNAYIPRSRKPSSAVTAVTRELEEDNSPTTAMMSTSSITPPPPPPVFPNEIIQLKCFYGWQMTVDEHNKRVLRGDLAAASRLDRKWADYMMATEEAGAGGAGARRRRRRAREAERLYNADDDEDAYGIGGISALGGRRRRAQSGGCTVM